The Flavobacterium commune genome contains the following window.
ACTTTTCTATTCCTTGGATATAAAGAATGGAGCAATCTGGAAAAAAATCAACAGCTTAAACCTTTAAAAGACCATTTATATTCACAAGTCAAAGCATTTTTCAGTAATAATATTGATTCAAATGAAAAAAATCAAAATTGGCTTAATGAGTTTGGAAATAAAAAATTACTTCATTCACTAGACATTCATTCATTCAAATATTTAGACACATTTGAATTTGACGAAAATGGAAATAAAAAGCCAATTGAAAATTATCATTGCCATACTTGGATAAAAGCAGACCCAACATTTAATGGTCTAAAGCAAATTGATTACGAACCTGATGAGAGAGTAATTATTGAGCAAATTAAACCACAAGAAAAAGCAGGATATCAGGCTATTGATTCTGTAACCATAACTCATAGTGATTTTACACATCAAACTTTATACTTAAATCAAAACCTTAACTGTATAATAGGCGGAAGGTCAACAGGAAAATCCGTTTTGCTTGGAGCAATTGCAAAGAAATTAAATTGCGATAAACCTGTAAAATTTGGCAATCAAGAATACACCGACTTTGTTAACGCAATAGTTTCTGGTCTTTCCATTACTTGGAAAGATGGTGTTGAAAACAACGACAGAAATATCGAATATTTTCCACAAAGCTATATGTATCAATTAGCCAAAAACAAAAATGGAGAACTTGATAAATTAGTAGAGGAAATTATTAAACAGGATATAGTAAAAAATCAGTTAATAACAAATTATGATTCCTTCTCAAGCGAAAACAATTCTGATATAACAACAAAAATCAACAAGCTCTTTCAATTACAAGAAGATTTAATCAAGCGAAAGCTAAAACTGAAAGAAAAAGGGGATGAAAAAGGAATTAGAAATGAAATCGAAAAACTGACTAAAGAACTTTCAGAGCTAAAACTAAAAATTCAAATATCCGAACAAGAACTTGAAGAATATAACAAGTTAAAATTGCAATTAGAGGAGCTTACAAAGACCAACGAAACCTACAATACTCAAATCTCAAAAATACAAGCATTAAAGGAGAAGTTTTTCCTTAATAAAGACATCGACTTTGATATAGTTTCACTCTCAGATGCAAACAGAAGTGAAATTAAATCTTCTTTTGAAAAGCTTAGAGAAAAATTTCAGAATGAATGGGAATCTGAAATTGATAAGATATCTTTAAAAAACACTGTAATTGTCAAAGCAAACAGCGAAGCAATAAACGAGATTGAAAAAAATCCAAATTTTATAAAAGGAATAGAAGCTTTCAAGAATAACAAACAATACAAGGAAGTTGAGGAGAAGCTCAAAAATCAAAGAGACAAGCTTGCCGACATAACGTTAATTAAAAAAGAAATAGAAGAGTTTATTTTACAAATTGACAGTTTTAAAACCTCTATAAAACA
Protein-coding sequences here:
- a CDS encoding TrlF family AAA-like ATPase, which produces MTKIVRGSEWRIWDLHIHTPESICQDYKNTPENWEKFINCLENLPEDVKVIGITDYYFIDGYEKVMAYKAKGRLKNLEKIFPILEFRIDTFGSGNENRLQKINLHILFDIDESKLDAEIKKIREEFIDNIKISKLEAHKTKKLSKENFSEIGGTLKDGFESLIPSTEEVLELVNSTAWKDKTFLFLGYKEWSNLEKNQQLKPLKDHLYSQVKAFFSNNIDSNEKNQNWLNEFGNKKLLHSLDIHSFKYLDTFEFDENGNKKPIENYHCHTWIKADPTFNGLKQIDYEPDERVIIEQIKPQEKAGYQAIDSVTITHSDFTHQTLYLNQNLNCIIGGRSTGKSVLLGAIAKKLNCDKPVKFGNQEYTDFVNAIVSGLSITWKDGVENNDRNIEYFPQSYMYQLAKNKNGELDKLVEEIIKQDIVKNQLITNYDSFSSENNSDITTKINKLFQLQEDLIKRKLKLKEKGDEKGIRNEIEKLTKELSELKLKIQISEQELEEYNKLKLQLEELTKTNETYNTQISKIQALKEKFFLNKDIDFDIVSLSDANRSEIKSSFEKLREKFQNEWESEIDKISLKNTVIVKANSEAINEIEKNPNFIKGIEAFKNNKQYKEVEEKLKNQRDKLADITLIKKEIEEFILQIDSFKTSIKQAHRNFYIKIEEIKESLKISEGKLEILAFPKLKSNEFKELLNWSINQQSDEGKRLVNTPIENKVEDYFKLTNEIFEKLLNANITLKGGNEHLGLALKLMATNFFQISYNILYEDTFNQMSEGKKAFVVLMLLLDFSDKDCPILIDQPEDDLDNRAIYKELVKYLKKKKKERQIIVVTHNPNIVVGADSEQVIVANQNGVDTKNRNGTKFQYITGSLENTKETDAKIDIILERQGIKEHVCEILEGGNEAFKQREKKYDIK